The following are encoded together in the Lathyrus oleraceus cultivar Zhongwan6 chromosome 3, CAAS_Psat_ZW6_1.0, whole genome shotgun sequence genome:
- the LOC127129225 gene encoding protein yippee-like At3g08990 yields MGRLFLIDLEGDFYSCKHCKTAFALVDDIISKSFQCRHGKAYLFDKVVNVSVGEKENRKMMTGMHTVVDIFCVTCGSIVGWKYEIANEKSQKYKEGKFILER; encoded by the exons ATGGGAAGACTTTTTCTGATCGATCTGGAAGGGGACTTCTATAGCTGCAAGCACTGCAAGACTGCTTTTGCCCTTGTTGATGATATCATTTCCAAg TCTTTCCAATGCAGGCATGGGAAGGCTTATCTTTTTGATAAAGT TGTGAATGTCTCGGTCGGAGAGAAAGAAAACCGGAAAATGATGACAGGAATGCATACTGTCGTTGACATATTCTGTGTTACATGTGGATCCATTGTTGGATGGAAATAT gagattgcTAATGAGAAGTCTCAGAAGTACAAAGAAGGAAAGTTTATCCTTGAAAGGTAA